The genome window GTACTGACCTGCATAGAGGCTCTTGGTAGTTTCCTTGGTAACCTCGTACTCGAACGACATGTCGTCGTTAACGGATTCGGTTGCGTAGATAACCTTGTTCTTACCGAGGATCCACAGTGCTACTCCCAGTGATGGGTCGCCTTCTGCGGTACCTCTGACGTAGAGCTTGTCACCCTTTGCAACGACTGAGCCGGATGCAGTTGCCTGGATGTACGGCTTCTTGATCACGAGTGAGACAGTGTCGTACTGTGCATCATTCAGGTGATCCTTGTCGTTTGGTGCACTTACTGCGTAGATAGTGTAGGTTCCTGCATCCATCTCGAGGTTTGCAGTCTGCCACTTGTACTCGTAAGTGTCATCATCCTGAACATCAGCGACGTCGAAGGACTGTGGCTGGTTGTTGTTTACTTCCTTCTTTGGTGACTTGAGCATTGCACCTGCGGTTGGAAGGTTTGGACCAGTGATGAAGAGATATGTAGTGTCAGTCTCGGAGTTAGTTCCGGAGAGTTTGACTTCCTCACCAAGGTAGTAGCTCTGGTCGCCTGCAGCGACGATGGTAACATCGCCCTTCTCTACCTTGATATCGACCTCATCGGACTTGTACTGGTTGCCGGACTTGCGCTCGACACGAACGGTGTACTTCTTGTCCTTGGTGTCCTTGGTTGTCTTGAACTCAACGGTACGGGTACCACTGGAATTAAGTTTTACCTGTGCGTAGCACTTGGTTCCGTGGTAGTCTGGATCGTCGGGGACATCTTGCTTAACGCTCTTTCCTGCGCCACCCTCGTACTGGTATTTACCAATTTCGTATGGGCCGGCTGGGTCGTCCTGCTTAACGTTGTCCTGAGTGGTCAGGATCATCGGTGGCTGGTCGCCAGTTGCGCCGGTCATGGAGTTGGTTCCCTTAACCCAGAGAATGTACTCTGCGTTTGGAACACCAGTGATAGTGACGGAGAACGGATTGCCACGGACTACTGTGTCCTTGTTGGCCTCGATCTTTACCTGATCGGTGGCAATCTGGACGCTCTTGACTGCGGAAACGGTCTTTCCGGTGTAGTCGGAGCCATCAGGAGCCTTGTACATATCCTTCATTGCATTGGCGTTACACTCTGCCCAGACTGTGTACACACCGGCCTTGTACAGGCGGTTGTTGTTCTGGTCTTCGGCTGCGGTGTTCCACCCGTCGTTCTTTGCGAATTTGGTGTGGTCACTGCCTTCTCCGACCCAGTACCAGAGTTGCTGGTTGACGGTCAGAGCGTTCAGTGGCCAGGACTTGCCGTTGTTTCCAACGAGCTGCTGGTATACACCGCCGTCTGAGGTCTTGACCTTCAGCTTGAACGGACCATCAGCTGCCTGGTACCCTGGACGGGTTGCAAGGCTCTGCATGTTGGTTTCAACTGCAAAGTTGGCGTAGTTACCGACTGGAATTGCCTTGCCGGTGATATCCTCACCTGCGGTTGCATCCCAGATCTTCAGACTGAGGGAAGGCTCCTTCACGTTGAAGGCTGGTGCTCCCTTTGCAGTCTGGTTTGCGGTAGCCTGGCCATTCCATGCGTACCAAATACCGGTCTTACCGACGAAGATGTCTGGTGAGACATAGAATGCCTTAGCATCAGAAACGGTCTGAATGTCAGCAGGCTGCTCAGTATCTGAGTTGCTGCCTGGCTGCCACCATGCAATCTGCTTGGCGCTGCCGGTAGCTGCAGTCACATCAAGGTTCTTTTCTCCAAGGAAGACGTCTCCTCCCTGGCTGACCTTGTTGATTGCTGCAGATGCCGGAAGTGCAATAAATGCACATGCGACAAGCACCATCATTATTACTGCGATTCGTGCGTTCATTACATGTCCTCGAACAGTCCGAGTATACTTACACGCCCACCATTATTTAGACAACAATGTAGGCAGTATACATTTATTTTCAATAAATATAGTGATTGTCTATCATGGAAGGGGAGATTATATATCACAACTATTTTTTTACAGACCTGATGGAAAAAAAGATTCAAAAAAATATCTAATCAACGACAATTTTTGTCTTATTATTATTCCGGGAATTATCTATTACTAACAGCCTCTCATAATATTTGTTGTCTGTGGTTCCTGACAACATCCTGTAACGGATATCATCTTTTCTCTGGGCAGGATGAGATCTCCCCGTCTCACAAGTTTTCCTCCCTCCATGTGCTCACTAATAGTACCATCCAGAATATATTCTCCACAGACCAGGGATTTTTCTGTAGACATGGAACTGTTACTGTCTGATTTTCCGGTAGGAATTATGAGAGGAATATCCCGTTCTTCACCGGCTGTGATATTCGGGAGTTTTGCCATCCCTCCCTTGTACGTAGTGATGCCAGTGGGGCTGATAAGTCGTATGGTTATATATCCTTCCTGCAATGTTCTGAAACCTGAGTTTCGTATCCTGAGGAGGGCATATATCGGATCTCCTCCATGGATCTTTCCACTAATAAGTCTGAATACAACTTGATCGATGAGCGGTACTATTTCGGTGTCTGTTTCTCCACCTGAAAGAGTAGATGGATCGATCTCTTCCGGTGAAAGGGTGATGGCACCATCCATTTCTGGTGGTATAGTGGTAAATTCAATTGGAACAGAAATATTTTCTGTTTTTTCTCCGGCATCCCCCGGGCATAAGGCAGTTTCAGCTACGATAGTGACAATCCCCCGGTTGTCTGAAACATCATTTTGTGCCCATGTCTGTTTATTTGAATCTCCAACCA of Methanospirillum lacunae contains these proteins:
- a CDS encoding MEMAR_RS02690 family S-layer glycoprotein — translated: MNARIAVIMMVLVACAFIALPASAAINKVSQGGDVFLGEKNLDVTAATGSAKQIAWWQPGSNSDTEQPADIQTVSDAKAFYVSPDIFVGKTGIWYAWNGQATANQTAKGAPAFNVKEPSLSLKIWDATAGEDITGKAIPVGNYANFAVETNMQSLATRPGYQAADGPFKLKVKTSDGGVYQQLVGNNGKSWPLNALTVNQQLWYWVGEGSDHTKFAKNDGWNTAAEDQNNNRLYKAGVYTVWAECNANAMKDMYKAPDGSDYTGKTVSAVKSVQIATDQVKIEANKDTVVRGNPFSVTITGVPNAEYILWVKGTNSMTGATGDQPPMILTTQDNVKQDDPAGPYEIGKYQYEGGAGKSVKQDVPDDPDYHGTKCYAQVKLNSSGTRTVEFKTTKDTKDKKYTVRVERKSGNQYKSDEVDIKVEKGDVTIVAAGDQSYYLGEEVKLSGTNSETDTTYLFITGPNLPTAGAMLKSPKKEVNNNQPQSFDVADVQDDDTYEYKWQTANLEMDAGTYTIYAVSAPNDKDHLNDAQYDTVSLVIKKPYIQATASGSVVAKGDKLYVRGTAEGDPSLGVALWILGKNKVIYATESVNDDMSFEYEVTKETTKSLYAGQY